Part of the Nicotiana sylvestris chromosome 2, ASM39365v2, whole genome shotgun sequence genome, TGTTGTCTTCAAGTTCATTTTCAATTGAGTGAACTGCAAAACTTTCAGTTTTCAGAATGTTGCATTTCTAATTGTATGAAGATGCAGAGTTAACTCACCTATAACAATAAAATCATCTAATCTGACAGCATTCTTATCAAGAAAGACAAGTTGGATAGGATATTTCATTGAAGTCAATCAGAGATGTCTAAGATAATATATAAAATGAAATAGTTGGTTGAATGAGTGTAGACGAAGTTCAAAATAGCACACAGTAGGATTATTAAGTTAATATCACTTCTTCAAGATGGTATGCATTGCAAGTAATAAACAAATAAAATATTAGGATAGACTAAAAGAAAAAAGTAAGGCATTTTAAATGAATTCAAGGATTATTAAACTTGAATAATGAAATATCATTTACGACAGGCATTAATCATCAAGTGTTAAAATGCCCCCAAATAACCAGAATTTTGCAATAATAGAACTTTCAATGCATTAGATTGTATCTGCACTTACATTTGAGTTATCTTTCGGTGAACACAAAAACTACGGTGAAGTCTGAAGTGTCAATTCAAGTTTACCAGGGACAACCAATGATGATACCATACTATAAATGCTTCAAGTAACTTTATCTCATTTGGCAGAAAAAATCTTTATAGCTTTTTTCTTTCAGTGAAGTTTAGAAATGGCAACATATGTATAGAATTATAGTTGGGCTATAGGAGTACATACCATTATAGTGGCATATATATGCTGTAACGAGTATAGGAACAACTGTAAAGAGCTTAAGGAATGATGTCAGATCATACGCATCAGGAAGCAATCTGGGCATAAGAATGGTTCCATTCATTAGCTTGAATACGGTAATCCCCACAGTCACGACCAGGAATACAACAGCCAAGGCGACTGATAATGCAGATGTAAATCTCAATGAATCTGCAATAGCAATATAAGGAGCTTAGACTTGCTACACTGCATAGCAAAATTCAGGAAGACAATTCCATTGATAATGAGACTACTGCTGGATTACTCTAAACAGTTTCTGTGTCAGAGGAAGAAGGATATGAGCCTGACCACCAACTCAGAGGTGAATAAAATACATATCTGATGTGAATTCTTTTCCACAATCACGTCTGAATGAGAGAGAGAttggggtttgggggggggggggaagatgATTGCTGAAGCTAGTCATTGCAAGCTCACATTAGACACCTCAAGTCTTAAAGCTTGTCAAACGCTCCTAAAGTGATTTAAAGAAATGAAAATTCTAAACTTATTTTTGTCtacatatttttgaaaaagagcaAGACTCCAGCCACAAACAAGATTAAGTGCTAATCCGGGCATGTATTTCTAAAAGAAATCATGAAATTGGATTTTATTGAACTCACCAAACAGCAACCAGGTTCCACAAATACCCAATTGATCAATTCTGAGATCCGAGTAATAGAAATAGCATTGAAGctaagtattttaaaattaaagtGTACTTTCGAGAACCTGGCATATCTCTTGAAAGAACTCACCGATACGCTTCAAGGAAGCCAATGGTGCAAATATGCCAAGAGTGGTGACAAGAAGAATAAAGAACCGACTATTCCACCAGTGGGCCCCAAACCACTCTTCTAGGACACCAGCATGGTGAACTCCACTTGAATTTGTTCCAGAGAGCACATCACCTATAAAGAGTGATTACCATAATCTATCATGGATTAAAAAGCGAAAAAACAACCTTAAATAGTTGATAAAATAATGTAAGTCTCTAAGAAGCTGTTCAGCTATTAACTGATACCTACCTATGATAATCATGTATACAACAAGTACACCTATGTTGTTAACAAGTACACATATTTGGAGCAGCATCTTCCCATACTTTCCAAAGGTGTCGCCCATAAGACTCCCATAAGAAGCTGATTTAGAAGTCCTGCTAAATCTAATCAACAACTCAATCGAAGATTCCGTCAGAAAAGCCATGAAGACGATCATAGCAATCCCAAGAATTAGACCTAATGACTTCATAGTCGCAGGTAAGGCCATGATTCCAGCACCAACAATTGTGGTTGATAAATTAAATACAGCCCCACTAAAGGAAGCCCCATCGAACTCATCGAATCCAGCATCGCCCTTATGCTTTGTAGGCAATAATGGTGATTGCTCATCAACCACAGCTTGTTTGCTCTTTCGGGATTTTTTCTCATTTGCATGCTTAAGGCTTCCAATCGTCATATTCTGAAACTCTTAGAGATCGAGGCTTGTAACTACACTAACTTATAAACAGCAGCTTCAACCTTTCGGTTTCTTTAGAAAATATCTGCACTGACAAATACCATATGTCAGCTATAGTTATTATTATCATCAAACAACAACAAGAATGCCACTTTAATCCCAAAATAGTTGGGTCAGCTATAATAATATCAGGCATTATTATAACATTCTAACTTCCAGAAACACTGATATCAGACATTAAAACATACTAGAACAATGAATTAAACTAGTGAAGCTCCAAGAATGCCATAATAGTTCACTTTTCCTAAATGAAACAATACTATGGAATAAAAATCAAATCTATAATGAAGCCTCAAATATGAAATTCACCCTACCAATATCACTGTCAATAATTTTGATTAAGATCAGTTTTTCCCCCTTTTCAGGAAGAAATCAATAAAGCAAATAAGCACAACTAGAATTTTTCTGCAAACTTTTAAGTACTCAGAACTTAAAACATACCAGAAATATAAGAAATTTAACTAAAAAGCTGGAGAATTGAACAGAAAATTAAGACCCAATATAGAATTGTTCAATATATGGGACTTAAACAAAGAGAATGAATCAATTCAGTAACTAACCAGAAAAAATCAAAGACCAAGAACCTCTGTCAAGATGAAATTGATATGGGTAAAAATCAATAGGCTTCGTCTTAATATAAGAGGCAAGATAGAGAGAGGGGGAATGAATTATTGTGCTATTATTGTAGTTATTCATATGTACAGTTCCATTGACAACGAcgttaagaaaattaaaaaaatatatagtagACACAAAATATGTCTGATTTTGAAGATGACAAACAAAAAAACGAGTGGTCTTGGAGGGATTGAGCAAAATCCATTAACTGATATAAATGTAATGAAGTTAAATACAACAAAATGGATAAATGGATTCATGTTATTAACTTATCTTAACTAAATGAAAAATGGATAAAAGATGATGGTACCTTAAAATGAGAAGGGTGTGCCTATTAACAAGTTGTTAATAGATACACCCTTCTTCTTCTCAAAGAAACACTGATTGAAGGTTTGTACTGTTGTTTCTCTGCAGATTACTCATATGTGggttggattttttattttattttttttataataaaaaaagatCTTCTGAGCAACTACCTGAcccaacaaaaggaaaaaaaaaaaaaaacaaattaaagcAACGCCAACCCCCCGCCCCCTGCCccgaaagaaaatatttttttaaaatatattttcagttttagttttttcatCTTTATGGTTTACAGGTTTGAAATTTTACAAGTTTCAAAGTTATGAGTTCGAagatttatgtgtttggaagtttacgggtttagaaattacgGAAAAGATCCAAAAATATCCTTGAACTAttcgaaatagctcaaaaatatcCTCTGTTTGTTTTTTGTGCCGAAATATCCTTGTCGTCTATGTTTTGGCCCAAAAATGCCCTTAAACCGTTAGTTTTGCCATTGAAGCTGACATGGCAGTCCAACGGGATTAGAATTGCTTATATGGTCGTCCACCTAAGCAATCCATatgtgaaaattatttttttgaaaattttattttttcagaattttttaataaaatataaaatcaacatttattctgaaaaaagtaaaaaaattcgaaaaaaaaaattatttcggaattttttaattaaaatacaaaatcaacacttattccgaaaaaagtaaaaaatttatgaaaaattatTCTTGATTGGGGTTTATGATTTGATTAAAAAACTACATTGTTCTCTTTTGTGAATTTATGATTAATTTGTGAATTTCGGAGGTATGTCTTTGAATGCTTTTGAATCCAGTAATAGCGTAGTTATGTGTTGGAACATTATCCCTGTATAATTTCAACCCCATTCTTtagctccaaaaaaaaaaattaacactcAACGTTtacaagaaaaaaattaaaactttatTTGTACAACAACAAAGACACTGGTTTCTTAATCCTAAACaagttgggatcggttatatgaATTCTCGATATCTATAATCATAAATTCACAAAAGAGAACAATGGAGTTTTTTAATCAATTCATAAACCCGAATCAAGGATAATTTTTTTCgtaaatttttactttttttcggaATAATtgttgattttgtattttaattaaaaaattccgaaattaatatttttttttcaatttttttttacttttttcagaataaatgttgattttgtattttattaaaaaattctgGAAAAATAAGTTTCACATATGGATTGCTTAGGTGGACGACCACGTAAGCAATTCTAACCCAGTTGGACTGTCATGTCAGctttaatgacaaaactaacgGTTTATGGGCATTTTTGGGCCAAAACATAGACGACAGGGATATTTTTGGCACCAAAAACAAACGGAGGATATTTTTGAGTTATTTCGAATAGTTCAAGGATATTTTTTGACCTTTTCCGTAGacattataaagtttacgggttcgaaagtttagcggttcggaagtttgtgaaatttgcgagttcggaaggttgttggttcgaaagtttatggcttcatatttattgtatctaaattatttatgaatacttttgagaagttatttttcttaatttgcgtaccaaacaccgaaaaatgaataagattactacttgttttcaagaaaatattttcttgaaaaacattATTCACGTAAAATATTTTCTGTTATACCAAATACACCCACatattaaaggaaaaatacatcTCAGTTAACTATGGAAATCAACTGCATAATTAATTCATTCAAAAGTAAGTATAAATCAAACACATAATTTACCATATTCATCATTTGATTTTATATGATTTTCAAAATCAGTTCCTCTAAACTCAAATCAAGAGGCGTATGCTCAGCAATTCGGGGCATACACCCAACGTTAAGGCGCATTTTTGTAGTGAGGTGTAAGCCCAAGAGATTTTGAATAAGTccttaatataatatttaaattttcAAAAGTCAGTTTGTAATTACTCAAACGTTTTAAAAAGGGAATTGAGACATTAAATTTGAAAGTCAAGACTTTTTTTTATTGCTAGAAGCTCTAATTTATGGTATTTTTCAACTCTTTATCTTGTCGGCTAGTCTACTATTATCTCTCAAAAGCAACGAACAAGTAATTTTTTTATGCAAATACAAAGAAAACTCAATTCTCCTTCGTGGCAGCAAGTTCAAAGTTCATA contains:
- the LOC104244856 gene encoding amino acid transporter AVT6A-like translates to MTIGSLKHANEKKSRKSKQAVVDEQSPLLPTKHKGDAGFDEFDGASFSGAVFNLSTTIVGAGIMALPATMKSLGLILGIAMIVFMAFLTESSIELLIRFSRTSKSASYGSLMGDTFGKYGKMLLQICVLVNNIGVLVVYMIIIGDVLSGTNSSGVHHAGVLEEWFGAHWWNSRFFILLVTTLGIFAPLASLKRIDSLRFTSALSVALAVVFLVVTVGITVFKLMNGTILMPRLLPDAYDLTSFLKLFTVVPILVTAYICHYNVHSIENELEDNTQIRAVVQSSLALCSTVYVLTSLFGFLLFGDATLDDVLANFDTNLGIPLGSLLNDVVRVSYAAHLMLVFPIVFYPLRLNLDGLLFPSARPLTFDNLRFALISSGLIAVIFLGANFIPSIWDAFQFTGATAAVCIGFIFPAAVTLRDRYGIATKKDKILCIFMIVLAVFSNVVAIYSDAYTLIKKSSSPRE